The Flammeovirga yaeyamensis genome segment ATTTGGTTTAATTGTTAAGGGGAGAGAAACTTACTTTTTTAAGGTAAGTTTCTTTTATTTTATACTGAAAATGATTCGTATTCAAATTCCAATGGATTAGGGAATAAGAATTCAAAGCCAATTTTAGATGTAATTTTATCGCTATTAATAATCTTGAATGCAGGCGGTGTTTCTGGATTAATGTATGTGGGTAAAATGTACTCTCCGAACTTAGCTGTTGATTCGTAAACAAGACGTTTTGGAGGGTGTTCGGGAGCAACTAAGTTAAATACTTTATTCCATGCATTGTGATCGTTTAAATCAAGAATATGTAAAATGGCACGAATAACATCGTCTCTAAAAACATAATTTACAGGGATATCTCCATAATTTAAATCCTTTTTACCGTCTACATATTTGGCAGGAATACGGTCATATCCCATTAATCCACCAAGTCTTAATATTGTAGCATCCAAATCCGTATTAATTCTTAATACTTCTTCTGCCAATAAAATTGATTTTGCTTTAGGTGAAGTAGATGTTGGTGAGTTTTCATTTATCTCTTTATTGGAATTCTCATAAATCCCTGTTGAACTAGTGTAAATCACCTTATTAACAGGTAGATTCTCAATAGCATCTTTAATTACCTTTATTTGTTCCGCATGATACGTTTGTAATTGATGTTGTCTGAACCTTGGAGGGATACAAATAACTACAGCATCAGTATCTAATAGATCATTTAATTGATCTATATCTGCTATAGTTGGAGAAAAGTTTAGGTTGTAAGCTTTAACTCCCATTTCACGTAGCTTTAAGATTTTAGATTCAGTAGTTGTACTGGCTTTTACTTGATAGCCCTTTTCCAACAGTTTTTCCACTAAAGGAAATCCAAGCCATCCAGCACCAATAACACTTACTTTTTTAATCTCAGAGAATTTCATAATAGTCTGTTTGGTCTATAATTATTATTCAAAACAAGTTATTAATTGATACCATCAAGTACAACCTCTTTCTTATAAATGTTGCATTATATCTATAAAACCGAGTGTTTTTAGGTGCCGTTTTACATGGTGGTACGTTTCTCTTTATCCCGAACATCAAAAAAAAATGGTGGTGCGATTCTTCAAATTCTCTCCCTTACTTTTAACTCACAACTATTTGCGAAGAGTGCTCTCTTCAATTTTTAAAATGAAATGAAAATGAAAAAAACACTAACTAAACTACTCCTCTATTCCGGAGTGGTTCTTTTTGGGCTTAGTGGTGCACAAAATGTCTATGCACAACAAGCCGACGGAACCGAAGTGTATCTTCAGGGCTTCCATTGGGAGTCTGCAGATCCAGCAAAAAAAGATTGGTGGTTAAACCTCCAAACTAAAGTTCCAGCTATTAAATCAGCAAGTATTGATGGGGTATGGTTACCTCCTTCTTCAGATGCAGGAGATAGAGCTGGGTATCTTCCAAGAAAATGGTACGATCTAGAATCTGATTATGGTACAGAGCAAGAACTAAGAGATTTAATCTCCTCTTTAAATCAAGATGGGGTGATTTCTATTGCTGATATTGTCATCAACCATAGAGTGGGTTGTACAAGTTGGGCAGATTTCTGTGAGCCAGCTTTAGGTTGTCAAGCCATCACTTCTGATGATGAAGTAAACCAACAATTCCCAGGAGATGGTTGTGGAGACTTCGACACAGGTACTCCTTACAGTGCAGCTCGTGATATCAACCACAGAGATTCTGAAACACGTCAAGCAATTAAAGACTGGATGAATTGGTTGAAAAATGACGTTGGATATTCTGGTTGGAGATATGATTTTGTTCATGGCTTTGGCGCAGAGTTTTTTGCTGAATATAACAATGCCACTTCTCCGTACATTTCTATTGGAGAAAACTGGACAAGTGATACTCAGGCGATTGTTAATTGGATGGACGGTACTCAACAAACATCCACGGCATTTGATTTTCCATTAAAGTTTGCACTACATGAGGCAGTAAACGGTAATTATGGTGCTCTAAACAATGGAGGTAAAATGCCAGGTGTTGCAGGTGTTTGGCCGCAAAACTCTGTGACTTTCTTAGAAAACCACGATACAGAGCCAGTGAGACAAGGTGATCACCCAGGAACATCATTTCCAAATGATCCATCAACTAACTCACAAGTTCTTCAAGGGTATGCTTATATTTTAACTCACGCAGGTAGCCCTATGGTATTCTATTCTCACCTTTTCGATTATGGTCTTTACGATGATATCTCGAAAATGGTAGCGATAAGAAAAGCCAATGGTATTCATAACAATAGTACTGTAAACATTCAGCAATCCGATGGAAATGGATATGCTGCAATTATTGATAATAGTGTAGCTGTACGATTAGGTAACACCTCATGGTCTCCTTCAGGTAGTGGATGGATCTTACAATCTGATGGTTTAAACTATTCGATTTGGAGCAAACAAGATATTGACCAAGAACCAATTGTGAGTATTAGTCCAGATGTGATGCAATCATTTGATCCTATTACTGTAACGATTTCATCTGATGATGACCGTGATGGTGCACTGCCTATTTACTATACTCTAGATGGTACAGAACCAACTACGTCATCTTCAGTTTACAGTGATAATAACCCAATTGTTCTAACTGCAACAACAACTGTAATTGCTAAATCATTTGATAGTTCAGGAAACTCAGGTAGAGATGAAAGAACCTATTATGTAGGTGAAGAACTTCCTGAAATGAAGGTATATGTACATAAACCTGCAGGATGGGGAACATTATATGCACATCATTGGAGTGCAATACCTTCTGGAGTTGTAGAAGACTCAGAATGGCCAGGTAAAGTGATGACCAAAGTGGAGGGTACAGAAGGCTGGTATATGATTAGCTTAGCGGGTACTGAAAGTTCAAATTTTGTGTTCCATGATTTCAATGGTAATCAAGATGAAGATATTCTTATATCAGGTTCTTCTTGGTACAGAGAAGGTGTAGTGACAAACGAGTGTACTATCGATTGTCCAGATGAAGACACCACAGTTGTTATGGTTTCGATTACACCTGCATCAACCACTTTTGAAAATGAAATGACTGTTTCTTTAAATGGAACAACAGGATCAAACATATATTATACTACAGATGGATCAACTCCTTCTAATGGTTCGAATGTATATTCTAATCCATTCCCAATTACAGAGACAACAACAATTTCTGCAATAGCTTATCTAAATGGATCATCTTCTGAGGTGAAATCAGAAACGTACACCCTATTCGTTGATGAAGATACAACGGTAATTATTCCTGATAAACCAGCTAAAAAATCAGATTTTACTTGGGATAATGCAACAGTCTACTTTACAATGACGGACCGTTTCTATGATGGCGATCCATCAAATAATAATGCATATGGTAGAGGAACAAATGGTAATGGTCAGCCATATACAGACGACTCATCAGCAGGTGAATTCCATGGTGGTGATTTAAAAGGTATGACAGCTAAGCTTCGTGAAGGTTACTTTGAGTCTATTGGCGTAAATGCCATCTGGATTACTTCTCCTGTTGAGCAAATGCACGGATGGGTAGGCGGATCTTCTGATGGTTCATTCAGACACTATGGTTACCATGGTTACTATGCAATGGACTGGACTGAAATTGACCAAAACATGGGTACTGAAAACGACTTCGTTGAATTTATTGATGAAGCCCATAGTAGAGGAATTCGTGTGGTTGTCGATGTGGTAATGAACCATACAGGTTATGTGACAATGCACGATATGGAGCAATACAACTACGGTAGTTTAGATCCAGCATGGAAAACATGGCAGCCAGCAGGAGGAGAATCATGGCATTCATACCACGAGAAGTTTATTGATTATAACAGTGGTGGAACTTGGTTGTCAAATTATTGGGGACCAGAGTGGATGCGTCACCCAGATATTGATGGCTACGATGGTTGTTCATCAGGCGGTGGAATTGATAACTGTGTTGGTTTCCTTCCTGATTTAAAAACGGAAGATGTTGCTCCTGTAGGTATCCCTGCCATCTTAGTTAATAAGTGGACGCAAGAAGGAACTTATGATCAGAAAAAAGCAGAATTAGATGCCTTCTTTAGTCAAACAGGTTTACCAAGAGTGGTATCAAACTACATGATTTTCTGGTTGACAGACTGGGTTAGAAAATATGGTATTGATGGTTTTAGAGTGGATACAGCCAAGCACGTTGAGTTGGACCGTTGGGCAAGATTAAAACAATATGCTATCCAAGCTTTAAAAGATTGGAAAGAAGAAAACCCGGACAAAGCGATGGACGACGAGGAATTTTGGATGACAGCTGAAGTTTGGGGTCATGGTAAAAACAAATCAGAATATCACTCAGTAGGTCAGTTTAATTCAGTAATTAATTTTGGATTAAAGAACGATGCCAGGGTTGCTAGCAGAGATGCTTCTTCTTTAGAATCTTTATTCTCCGAATATGCAACTATCAATGATGATCCAACTTGGAACTCTCTAAGTTACCTGTCATCTCATGATGTAGTGCCATTATTTGATAGAAATAGCCTACAAGCTGCAGGTCCTGGTTTCTTATTATTACCAGGTGGTATTCAGATTTTCTATGGTGACGAATCGGGCCGTCCAGAAGGTGGATGGAGTGATGCTGAACAAAACACACGTTCAGACATGAACTGGGGTAACTTTAATCAAGCACAACATGATGTTTGGAAAAAGTTAGGTACTTTCCGTAGAGATCACCCATCAGTAGGTGCAGGTTCTCACCAAAAAATTGGAGATGCTCCATATACTTTTGTTCGTGAATATAATAACGATGATAAAGAAATTTATGACAAAGTTATTGTAGCGATTGGAGCAAATGGACAAGTATCATTTGATGTAAATGGTCACTTTGCAGACGGGGATACGATTATTGATCGTTACACTGGGGCAATGGATATAATCGAAAACGGAAGTGTTTCATTCACAGCAGATAGTGAGGGAATCATCTTACTAGAAGATATTAATTACCAACCAATCATCTCTCCTAAGATTTCTATGACTGCAGGTGTGTATGATCCGAATAGTGTTGCAGTGACTATCACAGTAACAGATAAAGAAGATCCAAACCCTGTGGTGTATCTTACTAAAGATGCAAATGAAACGAAGGACAATTACTTGAACTGGACAAAATTATCGGCTCAAGATACTAGCTTTACAGTGACAACAACTACAACTGTAAAAGTGGTTGCTATAAATGCAAATGGAATCATGTCAACGGGGGAAGAGAAGTACCAAGTCGGCGCTATAGATCCCATTAATATCTGGGTTTACAGACCAAGTACTTGGGGTTCTCCCTATATTCATTTGTTTGATGCTACTCCTACTGGTATTACCGAAGATACTGTTTGGCCAGGGCAAGAAATGAATTTAGTGAGTGGAGAATGGTATCATGTTGCTGTTGAAGCATTATCTGTTGGTGTGGTTGCAAATAACAACGGTGGAGAACAGTTAGAAGATTACACTGTCACGAAAGATAGTTGGTACAAAGACGGACAATGGTATAGTCAATGTCCTGGCGAATGTCCAGGTGAACAAGGTCCAACAGTTAGCATTAACCCTAGCACAGGAAATTACCCTATAGGCGATTTAAATGTGACCATGACAGCTACATTTGATGGTGTGATTTATTATACAACAGACGGTACAGCTGCTGATACGACAAGTACTCCATACAGCGGAGGGTTTGTAGTGAGTGGTCAAGATGGGGACATAGTAACTGTTCGTGCAATTGCAAAAAATGAAGCTGGAGTATCTGATGAAGTAACAGCTACATATACTTTCAAAGATGAAGCAACATTTGTGTTTTATGCAAAAGGTTATTCTCATGCTTATTATTGGGAAGTACAAGAAAATGGAGTGATAACAATCGAAAACCCAGTTTCTTGGCCTGGAGTTGCCATGGAAGATGCTTCAGAAATTGGCTCAGGTTGGAAAAAAATTACTGTTACTGGAGGTACTTGTTCGAATGTCATCTTCTCTAATGGAGGTGGAGGTCAAACAGGAGATCTTACTACTTGTGGAAACGAGGGTATGGGTTACGAAAATGGGCAATGGATTGAAATTGGTCCAGATACGGTTAAGCCAACTTTAGGTTTGACTCCTGCTGCTGAATTCCAAGGATCAGGAACAGTAACAATTACTGCTACAGATAATAAGACTGCTTCTCCTAAAATTTATTACACAACTGATGGTTCTACACCAACAGAGTCATCATTAAGTGGATCGGGGGCAGTAAATATTGAACTGAATACACCGGGAACATATACAGTAAAAGCATTTGCAAAAGATGAAGCTGGTAATGTTAGCGATGTCGCAATGGAAACGTATACAGTTGTTGAAGTAACAGCAGGATTTAGAGTTTATTTCCAAGGAGTAAGTAATCCACTAATTCATTATTGGGGGGCATCTCCTGCAGGATCTTACCCAAGTACAAGTTGGCCTGGAGTAAGCCTAATGGAGGCAAACGGTGAAGATGCTGGATGGTATTATTATGAATTCCCATCAAGTGTGAATTCCATAAACCTATTATTTCATAACAATGCAGGGTATAAATCTCCTGACTTAACTAGAGATAAAGAAGGTTGGTATAAAAACGGAGTCTGGTACGATGCTAAACCTCCTCAACCAACAGGCTTAACCGTACATTTCAAGAGCCCTTGGGGAAATAGTACTAGAATTCACTATTGGAATGCTTCTAATGGAAGTGCTTCAGCTTGGCCAGGAGAGTTGATGGAGAATGAAGGAAATGCATGGTATTCTTATACTATAGAAGGAGCAAGCTCATCGAATCTACTTTTCCATAATGGAAGTGGAGAACAAACATCCGATATGTCTAGAGATAGAGAGGGGTGGTATAAAGATGGTGTTTGGTATGATTCCAATCCAGAATCAAGTGGAACTAGGTTAATCAATCTAGAAGAGAGAATCGATTTATCGGTATATCCAACTATGGTTCAGCATAAATTTACAGTTCAACTTACTGCTGATAATCAAATGAGAGCACAATTTAGTTTGTACGATCTAAATGGTAGACTTCAGTACTCTGAACAAAGAGAATTATTATACGGAAATCAGAAAATTGAAATGAATGCACAAAACCTATCCACAGGTATGTATATTCTAAAAGTACAAATTGATGATGAAGTAATGATTCGGAAAATTTATAAAAACTAATTGATTTACAAGAGTGTACAATGTTTTCGTTGTACACTCTTTTTCATACATCGAAATCATAATTTTATTCTTATTTCTTGAATATTAGATAAAATTGAGTTAAAATTAGATACTTTTTATATCTACACGATTTATACTATACAAGTATGAACGATTTATTACTGTCTACACTTAATTTTTAATTACTATCACTACTCACATGAGCATTTTTACCAGCTTTGGTACGACAAAAAGAACAATATTTCTGTCCACTTTATTATTGATTTTTGGGGTATCTGCTTATTCATCAGATCATATAACAATTACGATAAAACATCTACCAGATTACACACCAAAGGAAACCGAAATATTTTTAGTGACTTCTTATAATAATTGGAATCCTAGAGATGAAAATTTCCAACTAAAAAAGAATAGTCAAGGAGAGTTTTTTATTACTCTTCCTAAAAGAGATAAACCATTTCAATATAAGTTTACAAGAGGGACTTGGTTGCAAGTAGAAGGAAATGATATTGGGGAAATAAAACAGAACAGGTGGTATGACCCAAAAGGTCCTGAACAAATTGATGTAGTGATTATGTCATGGCAAGACATGGCAAAAAAATATTTAAATAGGGTGAAAATCATCGTGAATGAAACTCCAGATGAAACGCCTTATGATGCCACTCTTTTTATTGCAGGTGATTTTAATAATTGGAATCCTAGAGACCCTGAAAGTAAGATGTCTAAACACCCAGATGGTAAGTACTATTTATCTTTACCTCTTGGATTGAAGAAATTTCAATATAAAATAACAAGAGGTAGTTGGGAGTCTGTAGAAGGTAGAGATAACGGTAGAGCCATTCATAATAGAAAATACGATATTGATGTTGATGGATGGAAAACAGAAATTAAGGTCAATTCATGGGAAGATTTATCGGGAAATACGATGACCCCATATATGTTCTTACTTCTTTTAGGAGCATTTCAGGGTTTATTATTGATCCTTTCTATTTTTGGTATTCAAGAAAATAACAGAAAAGCCAATGTTGTATTAATTACTCTCATTTTATTAACCTCAATTGCAATTATATGTAGAGTAGGGACATTCTACAGAGATATTTTTAATGCAGCACCTAAGCTGTACTTGTTCCCAGAAATGTTACTTTTCTTATACGGTCCTTTATTCTATTTATACATCAAATCTTTGACGATCAAAGAGAGTATAGATGCAAAGGATTATTTTAAAAGATTGGCTCCTTTCATGATCCAACTTTTAATTTATACACCGATGATAGCGATGCCTAAAGATGCATTTATCGATTCGGTCATCAATTTTAAATATGCGTGGTTTTATCAAACAGTAGGTGGGATTGGATTACTATTCTCTGCTTATTATTGGTGGAGATGTAGAGCAATATTAAAAAGTCAAGAAGAAGAAAGTGCAGCATTATTATCAGAAGATAGAAATTTAAATTATCTCAATGTTGTATTAACCGTTTATATGGTCTGCTTAGTCATTTGGGCTGTTTTATACATTGGAGGAGGAGCAGGGTTTATTTTTGATTTTGAATCACTGCCATTAATAGAGTTTTTGGTAGATGTGATGTGGTTTATTATTGCATGTGTATCTTTTATGATGGGTTACTATGCCATGAACCAACCAGAAATATTGAGAGTATCAGAATTAAAATCGACTCACAAAATTCCAGAAGAGGAAATGATATCCGAAGCGAATATTGGGAATTCAGAGGAACCTTCTGAAGGGTTGTCGAAAGAACTGTTGCTCATTAAAGATAAGCTAGGGGAGATGATGAAATCACAATTCTTATTCACCAATCCTAGGTTGACGTTGCCTGAATTGGCTAAAGCTTTAGAGACCAATACACACGATTTATCTAAAGTGATCAACGAAGGATATAACAAGAACTTTTATGATTTTGTCAATGCATACAGAGTAGAGGCATTTATCAAAGAAGTATTATCCGATCAGAGACAAGAGTTAACTTATCTTGGACACGCTTATAATGTTGGATTTAATTCTAAAACAGCCTTCAATAGAGCATTTAAAAAAGAAACGGGTCAAACCCCAACACAGTATTTTAATCAGAAAAAACAGTTGATGTAGTTCATCAAATATTCAATAAAAAAACACTTACTTTGACATTGGTTTAAGGTAGGTGTTTTTTGTTACACAAGAAATTAAGCCAAAACAACAACTATTTTGGTTAATTGTTGTTTAAACAGATACAAATTCAAAATTAATCCAAATAAAGATAAGGATTAATTTAGCTTTTGTATTAATTTTGCTTTTCAACATAAATGGAATAGACAAACATCATGAGTTTCACTCCAGAAAATATATTAAAGGCGCTTTCTACAGTAGAAGAGCCCGATTTAAAAAAAGACTTGGTTACCTTAAACATGATTCGAGATGTTGAGGTAGATGGCAATAAAGTTTCTTTTACTGTTGTTTTAACAACACCTGCATGTCCTCTTAAAGAGTTGATTAGACAACGTTGTGAGGATGCAATTAAAAGAGATGTTTCTGAAGATCTTGAAATTACGGTTAATATGACTGCTGAGGTGACTTCAATTCAGCAAAAAGGTCCTGTTTTACCGGGAGTGAAAAACGTAATTGCTATTTCATCTGGTAAAGGTGGTGTTGGTAAATCTACTGTAACCGCAAATCTTGCATTAGCATTAGCAGAAACTGGAGCAAAAGTAGGTGTAATGGATGCCGATATTTACGGTCCATCTATTCCTACCATGTTTAACTGTGAAAACGCTCAGCCAGGTGTGGTGGTAAGAAATGGTAAGAATGTGATTATTCCTATTGAAAAATACGGAGTAAAATTACTTTCAATCGGATTCTTAACTCCTCCAGATAATGCAGTGGTTTGGAGAGGTCCAATGGCATCATCTGCCATCAGACAATTCTTTATGGATACGGATTGGGGAGATTTAGATTACTTACTAATTGATTTACCTCCAGGAACAGGAGATATCCATTTATCTTTAGTTCAAACAGCAAAGGTAACTGGAGCAGTAATCGTAACTACTCCACAAAAAGTAGCTTTAGCTGATGCGGTTAGAGGATACAAAATGTTTGCATCTAAGGATGTTAACGTTCCAATTTTGGGGGTTGTAGAAAATATGGCTTACTTTACACCTGCCGAACTACCTGATAATAAGTATTATCTGTTTGGTCAAGATGGTGGTAAAACTTTTGCTAGAAGATATGAAGTGCCTTTCTTAGGTGAAGTACCTTTAGTACAAAGTGTAAGAGAAGGTGGCGATGATGGTGTTCCTGTTGTTATGGAAGCGAACAATCCTGCGGGAGAAGCATTTATGACAATAGCAGAAGAGTTAGCAAGAAATATTGCGATCAGAAATGCTGAATTGCCAGAAACAGATAGAGTCGAAATAAAGACTTGGGAATAAATAAGAAATTAACCTTTAGGGGAATAAAAATATGAGTCAGACATTAATTGCAAGAGTAGAAGAGGCGTTGGATACAATCCGTCCTTATTTAGAAGCAGATGGAGGAAACGCCAAAATTGTTGACGTGACAGAGGATGGAATTGCCAAAGTTGAATTACTTGGAGCATGTGGATCTTGTCCAATGTCTGCAATGACACTTAAAGCTGGAATTGAACAAGCAATTATTAATGCTGTTCCAGAAGTGAAAAAAGTGGAAGCTATCAATATGGAAGAGTTCGAGGGAAATAATTAATTTCCTATTCGATATTTCTAATTGATAGGATAATATCATATCCTAAAAACACCTAACTCAAACTAATGGGCTAGGTGTTTTTTATTTTAAAGCCTAAATCAATAAAAAAATACATATGAACTTTGAATTACTAGTTGATTTACACATCAACGAATATAGACAAGGACCGGGGTCGGATGCTGAAACATTAAAAGCATTATCTTTTGTGGACTTCGCTCAAAAAGAAAACTTAAAAGTAGCAGATATTGGATGTGGTACAGGTGCATCAACGATCTGTTTAGCGAAGAAATTAAACGCAAAAATTACTGCTGTAGACCTTTTTTCTCAGTTTTTAGATATCCTGAAAAACAATGCTGAAAAAGCAGGTTTAGATAATATTGAAACACTTGAAGCCTCAATGACTGAACTTCCATTAGAAGAAGATTCATTTGATATCCTTTGGTCAGAAGGAGCTATTTACAATATGGGTTTTACAGAAGGTGTAAAACAATGGAAAAAGTACCTTAAAAAAGGTGGTTACTTATGTGTAAGCGAGATTACTTGGACCACTGCTGAACGTTCTAAAGAAATAAATGATTATTGGAATGAGGCCTACCCTGAAGTAGGTACGGCAGGGGAAAAAATCAAAGTATTGGAAGCTAATGGATATTCTCCTGTGGGATATTTTTACTTGAATCAAAATAGTTGGATTGAGGAGTATTATAAACCACTAATCAATAGTTTTCCAACCTTCCTAGAGAAGCATAATCACAGTGAAGATGCTAAGTTAATTGTGGCAGAAACTCAGGCTGAAATTGACTTGTACATGAAGCACAAGGAAGAGTATAGTTATGGGTTTTATGTGGCGAAGAGAGTTTTATAAGCTTGTCTTAACTAGCTACCTATTTGTCAGAAATCTCCAAAAAGCAAGATAAAAAAAACACCTAGCCCGACTTCAGTCGGACTAGGTGTACATTTGTTTCAACCCATGATTTCAATCATGGGATCACAACTATAAGGGCATATACAACCCCAAAGGGATAAATGCTTATTTTTGCATAATCGCCTCAATCTCCTCAATCTCGATAGGAATATTTTTCATCAAGTCGAAAGGCTCACCAGATTCTTGGATCACAAAATCGTTTTCGATTCTGATACCCATATTTTCTTCTCTGATATAAATACCGGGCTCTACAGTAAATACCATACCTGCTTCGAAAGTCTTATAACGATGTCCGTAATCGTGAACATCAACACCGATATGGTGAGAAGTACCGTGCATGAAATACTTTTTGTATGCAGGCCATTTTGGATCTTCGTTGTCTACATCTTCTTGAGTGATTAAACCTAAACCAATCAATTCTTCAGTCATAAGTTTACCCACTTCAACATGGTAATCCATTAAGTTATTGCCAGGAACGAGCATTTTTGCTGCTGCTTTGTGTACTCTAAGTACAGCTGAATATACTGCAGCCTGACGCTCCGTAAACTTACCGTTAACAGGAATAGTACGAGTTAAGTCAGATGCATAATTACCGTATTCACAGCCAAAGTCCATCAATAATAAATCGCCATCCTGACATACTTGGTCATTATCAATATAATGTAAGACACAAGCGTTAAATCCAGAAGCAATAATTGGAGTGTATGCATGTCTTCTAGAACCGTTACGAACGAACTCATGAGTGATTTCTGCTTCGATTTCGTATTCTTTAACACCCGGTTTTACAAAGTCTAACACTCTTCTAAAACCTTTTTCTGTAATATTACATGCCTTTTGCATCACATCAGTCTCGTACTTAGATTTTACGGTTCTGAGGTCGTGCATAATTGGAGATAGACGCTCTAATTTATGAAGAGGGAAGTTTCTTTTACATTCCTCAATAAAACGGTCATCTGGAGTCTGAACAGTGGTGTCTGCTCTTAGGTGTTCGTTGGTGTTTAAATAGATATATTCGCTATCGAAAACAAGGCTTTTGAATACATTATTGAATTCTGATAACCAATAAACAGTTTCTATTCCTGAAACCTCAGTTGCTTGTTCTTTGGTAAGTTTTGCACCTTCCCAAATAGCAATTTCATCGTTAGTTTCGATAAGGAATAATATCTCTTTATGTGCTGGATCTTTAGCATCTGGATTGATCACCAAGATACTTTTTTCTTGGTCTATACCACTCATCCAAAAAATGTCTGTATGTTGGATGAAAGGCATTGTTCCATCAGCACTTGTTGGCATGATATCGTTAGAATTGAAAACTGCTACTGAATTAGGTTGTAAACGTTCAACAAAACGTTTACGGTTTTCAATGAATAAGTTTTGATCGATTTTCTCGTATCTCATTAGAATTGATGTGTTTATATAAATTATTTAAGTATCTTACTCGATGAGTAGGAATTGATACCATTTTATCCAAGATAATAGGTATTCATTCTTACTTCCAATTCGAATTTACTTCTTCCGTTGATTTTTCAAAACTACATGACGATAAGACTAGCAAAACAATTGAAAAAAAATTACACTACGGCCAAAAATCACATACTTCTACTTTCACTATTGGCTTGTTTTGTAGTTAGTTATCCATCTTTTTCTTCTAATAAAGAAAGAGTGTGGGTGGTTTTTCACGATAAATGTGAAAATTCACCTTTAGATTTTTTTAACCAAAAAGTATGTAATGAGTATCTAAATCAATTAAAATTGATGGGGTTTGAACCTCAGACAGTGTCCAATTGGTTAAATGCCGCTACCATCGAATTATCTGATAAAAGAGATAGAGAATTACTCGAAAACTCATCATTTATTCAAGATATCAAAACAGTAAGGACAGACTGGGAACTAGGTACCTGTCAATGGCTTGCTGATGAAAATGATAAACAGCAATCTGCTTATGTGATTCATCAATTAAATACCAGGGAATTGGTAGATAATGGGGTACATGGGCATAATATACGAATTGG includes the following:
- a CDS encoding NAD(P)H-binding protein → MKFSEIKKVSVIGAGWLGFPLVEKLLEKGYQVKASTTTESKILKLREMGVKAYNLNFSPTIADIDQLNDLLDTDAVVICIPPRFRQHQLQTYHAEQIKVIKDAIENLPVNKVIYTSSTGIYENSNKEINENSPTSTSPKAKSILLAEEVLRINTDLDATILRLGGLMGYDRIPAKYVDGKKDLNYGDIPVNYVFRDDVIRAILHILDLNDHNAWNKVFNLVAPEHPPKRLVYESTAKFGEYILPTYINPETPPAFKIINSDKITSKIGFEFLFPNPLEFEYESFSV
- a CDS encoding starch-binding protein, which codes for MKKTLTKLLLYSGVVLFGLSGAQNVYAQQADGTEVYLQGFHWESADPAKKDWWLNLQTKVPAIKSASIDGVWLPPSSDAGDRAGYLPRKWYDLESDYGTEQELRDLISSLNQDGVISIADIVINHRVGCTSWADFCEPALGCQAITSDDEVNQQFPGDGCGDFDTGTPYSAARDINHRDSETRQAIKDWMNWLKNDVGYSGWRYDFVHGFGAEFFAEYNNATSPYISIGENWTSDTQAIVNWMDGTQQTSTAFDFPLKFALHEAVNGNYGALNNGGKMPGVAGVWPQNSVTFLENHDTEPVRQGDHPGTSFPNDPSTNSQVLQGYAYILTHAGSPMVFYSHLFDYGLYDDISKMVAIRKANGIHNNSTVNIQQSDGNGYAAIIDNSVAVRLGNTSWSPSGSGWILQSDGLNYSIWSKQDIDQEPIVSISPDVMQSFDPITVTISSDDDRDGALPIYYTLDGTEPTTSSSVYSDNNPIVLTATTTVIAKSFDSSGNSGRDERTYYVGEELPEMKVYVHKPAGWGTLYAHHWSAIPSGVVEDSEWPGKVMTKVEGTEGWYMISLAGTESSNFVFHDFNGNQDEDILISGSSWYREGVVTNECTIDCPDEDTTVVMVSITPASTTFENEMTVSLNGTTGSNIYYTTDGSTPSNGSNVYSNPFPITETTTISAIAYLNGSSSEVKSETYTLFVDEDTTVIIPDKPAKKSDFTWDNATVYFTMTDRFYDGDPSNNNAYGRGTNGNGQPYTDDSSAGEFHGGDLKGMTAKLREGYFESIGVNAIWITSPVEQMHGWVGGSSDGSFRHYGYHGYYAMDWTEIDQNMGTENDFVEFIDEAHSRGIRVVVDVVMNHTGYVTMHDMEQYNYGSLDPAWKTWQPAGGESWHSYHEKFIDYNSGGTWLSNYWGPEWMRHPDIDGYDGCSSGGGIDNCVGFLPDLKTEDVAPVGIPAILVNKWTQEGTYDQKKAELDAFFSQTGLPRVVSNYMIFWLTDWVRKYGIDGFRVDTAKHVELDRWARLKQYAIQALKDWKEENPDKAMDDEEFWMTAEVWGHGKNKSEYHSVGQFNSVINFGLKNDARVASRDASSLESLFSEYATINDDPTWNSLSYLSSHDVVPLFDRNSLQAAGPGFLLLPGGIQIFYGDESGRPEGGWSDAEQNTRSDMNWGNFNQAQHDVWKKLGTFRRDHPSVGAGSHQKIGDAPYTFVREYNNDDKEIYDKVIVAIGANGQVSFDVNGHFADGDTIIDRYTGAMDIIENGSVSFTADSEGIILLEDINYQPIISPKISMTAGVYDPNSVAVTITVTDKEDPNPVVYLTKDANETKDNYLNWTKLSAQDTSFTVTTTTTVKVVAINANGIMSTGEEKYQVGAIDPINIWVYRPSTWGSPYIHLFDATPTGITEDTVWPGQEMNLVSGEWYHVAVEALSVGVVANNNGGEQLEDYTVTKDSWYKDGQWYSQCPGECPGEQGPTVSINPSTGNYPIGDLNVTMTATFDGVIYYTTDGTAADTTSTPYSGGFVVSGQDGDIVTVRAIAKNEAGVSDEVTATYTFKDEATFVFYAKGYSHAYYWEVQENGVITIENPVSWPGVAMEDASEIGSGWKKITVTGGTCSNVIFSNGGGGQTGDLTTCGNEGMGYENGQWIEIGPDTVKPTLGLTPAAEFQGSGTVTITATDNKTASPKIYYTTDGSTPTESSLSGSGAVNIELNTPGTYTVKAFAKDEAGNVSDVAMETYTVVEVTAGFRVYFQGVSNPLIHYWGASPAGSYPSTSWPGVSLMEANGEDAGWYYYEFPSSVNSINLLFHNNAGYKSPDLTRDKEGWYKNGVWYDAKPPQPTGLTVHFKSPWGNSTRIHYWNASNGSASAWPGELMENEGNAWYSYTIEGASSSNLLFHNGSGEQTSDMSRDREGWYKDGVWYDSNPESSGTRLINLEERIDLSVYPTMVQHKFTVQLTADNQMRAQFSLYDLNGRLQYSEQRELLYGNQKIEMNAQNLSTGMYILKVQIDDEVMIRKIYKN